In Sander vitreus isolate 19-12246 chromosome 12, sanVit1, whole genome shotgun sequence, the following proteins share a genomic window:
- the ankrd12 gene encoding ankyrin repeat domain-containing protein 12 isoform X1, whose protein sequence is MAKPGSDRDGAMVDKQAGKKSKDKLSPFTKTPKLDRSELLGKEGKAKSSMKRKLSFTTSPLRTEERDSDTDDSDPGQSSETWGERLVPPCRIYADKDVPDKKKVKKEAGGKKSQAPNLLFGYPLSERKQMALLMQMTANSPDSTPSHPSQTTPVQKKVPSSASSRQKDKVNKRNERGETPLHMAAIRGDAKQVKELISLGADVNVKDFAGWTPLHEACNLGYYDVAKVLIAAGAEVNTQGLDDDTPLHDASSSGHKDIVKLLLRHGGNAFQANKRGERPVDVADSQELEQLLKGEVSLSDQDDSSSGLLFSAESEDPPSVNPSSVDDNMEDSDTEKDSDGKLATKASSSVPGLDEYEFKDEEEEEDFSKALSDRHILRREVRQREKEEKDRNHVAGKQSGKGDSSTKSKKQKTSRVHCSSDTSSDEMESLSEKRSSPTCSQSSESLKADTRSKKENAEQKDKGKVKKKSKSQNKNKENQEDGKENSKTLVLSLATVSESTEKGREEDSFKMSFSPKDDSSVHLFHLSSIKSPKLNHSMTDKQTPLKQENTKLCISISDSSCPVDGVKYNHYTEADYCTEGSSTKGCKHKEKSKHQQKDSSGDGDDGHLSPYKDGSIGNSVDSSEGALRKTDLDGKVVKKHKLKHKEKDKHRREYEAERSRHRQKEARKDGHRNLEFDREFWKENFFKSDETDEHLPVKKEGEDISSLQKTSDSSSVKDERNTKEKHSSSKEKKLREEREKDKAVKKERKEAAGKEEKVKDSKLSEREERVECHGSGRIPEESLQSNSMKEETDEKPISGITADQEQLELSEKGSREKTDKRLPGKEKDSEKMEKRHPDKEKKVKTEHVDKADSQNSVDRWKEKERTGAISSYSPGDKNYKENEKLKTLSTTKKNEDSRKSKDKFDKRSDRERQDREYSVGDHREKERTNSDKKGKPLEKTADHSKSDRSKEKDCDRKKRDKIKDGTLSSSSNLKLLLEEKKSYLSESSKSLSTKSKEEVVRTPEKDRDRRDRDRDSDKHKDKDRHKDRSQQAKISKAKSSETDADKAKSKASPATRDTKPKEKRLVNDDLMQTSFERMLSLKDQEIEQWHRKHLEKIKQKERERLKHRPLVDPGKSKPKDRTKSELCLSKELMRSKSSETSDVQNREKSLKDGTSPRTMSLDGKSLPSINAKVMSAVENCLTRSPRPESERCGLMSRSVSLVSVASSEDSCQATTLTPRHIEYDSDMNLEALDSQSAFLQSSLVIQATRSPSVHDKDCNSLPDVPQSNRTLLPSRHESPYLRAILDEDANSSTEGKAVENLPTPGQPTEELGTRETSAETEQSLNIQQQCMNSVAHSVTEIEGRAPGSLTPQMSNKDPQTLRIFGSLTLPECSGSQAGSTAGSTEQKTLPSSDPPVAKDVQCPTENSKAECSNKYSDQPSTPTACLSAELSELTNTKSLQQREPLAVSGMESVQETESGTVHVSDLKDEPLENADRAEDESMETETFRTDDRGSPLPSTSTHIPSSTAGDSLPGFSQTSTESKLFQEDMDVNDQDCKNSIPSSDTAVSCLDAQMEKKDSMPPASSYSASPEHKAEEMTDVQQSSEHSGAAVSVTTECSSVEGSLATEDLSESTAEASSEPIKVTPADEKPESSSAGEEQSQSTVQSAAQSDSSSSSNSSTCSASRSSSPQSGDRDSDSSGARVKVRSADEDVDVHVPHPRKRKMPKFLSSQLCSTTQQEKERGQQSLAAIVDSVKLEEIQPYQTERANPYYEFLHIRRKIEEKRKVLCSVTPQPPQYYDEYVTFNGSYLLDGNPLSKLCIPTITPPPSLPEQLKEMFKQQEVVRMKLRLQHSIEREKLIVSNEQEVLRVHYRAARTLANQSLPFSACTVLLDAEVYNMPQDVQSDDGKTSVRDRFNARQFMSWLQDVDDKFDKLKTCLLMRQQHEAAALNAVQRLEWQLKLQELDLATYKSTSIFEIPEFYIPLVEVNDDFDLTPI, encoded by the exons ATGGCCAAACCTGGGAGCGACAGAGATGGAGCCATGGTGGATAAGCAGGCGGGGAAGAAG AGCAAAGACAAGTTGTCCCCTTTCACCAAAACTCCGAAGCTGGACCGGAGTGAGTTGCTGGGGAAGGAAGGGAAAGCCAAGTCTTCCATGAAGCGCAAGCTCTCCTTCACTACCAGTCCGCTCCGGACCGAGGAGCGAGACTCAGACACAG ATGACTCAGACCCAGGCCAGTCGAGTGAGACCTGGGGAGAGAGATTAGTGCCTCCCTGCAGGATATACGCAG ATAAAGATGTACCAGACAAAAAGAAGGTGAAAAAGGAGGCTGGGGGCAAAAAGTCCCAGGCTCCCAACCTTTTGTTTGGGTATCCTTTGTCAGAACGCAAACAGATGGCTCTTCTAATGCAGATGACTGCCAACAGTCCAG ACTCTACTCCCAGTCACCCCTCACAAACGACCCCTGTGCAGAAGAAAGTCCCTAGCAGTGCCTCGTCTCGACAGAAGGACAAGGTCAACAAGAGGAACGAGCGAGGGGAGACTCCTCTTCACATGGCAGCCATCCGGGGAGACGCCAAGCAAGTTAAAGAGCTCATTAGCCTGGGAGCTGACGTCAACGTCAAAGACTTTGCAG GTTGGACTCCTCTTCATGAAGCCTGTAATCTTGGTTACTACGATGTGGCCAAGGTCTTAATAGCAGCAGGTGCAGAGGTGAACACGCAGGGTCTGGATGATGACACGCCACTCCATGATGCTTCCAGCAGCGGGCATAAAGAT ATTGTGAAACTGCTGCTACGCCACGGTGGTAACGCCTTCCAGGCCAACAAGCGCGGGGAGCGCCCGGTGGACGTTGCAGACTCTCAGGAGCTGGAGCAGCTATTAAAGGGAGAGGTGTCACTGTCGGACCAAGATGACAGCTCTTCAG GTCTTCTCTTCTCTGCAGAGTCTGAAGACCCTCCATCTGTCAATCCATCCAGTGTGGATGACAACATGGAAGACTCTGATACTGAAAAGGACTCGGACGGCAAACTGGCCACGAAAGCGTCATCGTCTGTGCCAGGGCTGGATGAGTATGAGTTCAaggacgaggaagaggaggaggatttcAGTAAAGCCCTGAGCGACAGACACATTCTTCGCAGGGAAGTACGGCAgcgggagaaggaggagaaagatAGGAATCATGTGGCAGGAAAGCAGAGTGGAAAAGGCGATTCCTCTACAAAGTCCAAAAAGCAGAAGACTTCTCGTGTCCACTGCAGCTCAGATACCTCCAGCGATGAAATGGAGAGCCTTTCAGAGAAAAGGAGTTCCCCCACCTGCTCTCAGAGCTCAGAGAGCCTCAAGGCAGACACACGGTCTAAAAAGGAGAATGCTGAGCAAAAGGACAAGGGCAAAGTCAAGAAGAAGAGCAAAAGccagaataaaaacaaagaaaaccaaGAGGATGGGAAAGAGAACAGCAAAACGTTGGTCCTCTCTCTCGCAACCGTGTCCGAGAGCACAGAAAAGGGTCGGGAGGAGGACTCCTTCAAGATGTCTTTCAGTCCGAAAGATGACTCATCCGTCCACCTCTTTCATTTGTCGTCCATAAAATCTCCCAAACTGAACCACAGCATGACAGATAAACAAACACCACTCAAACAGGAAAATACTAAGCTGTGCATTTCCATCAGTGACAGCTCATGTCCGGTGGACGGTGTCAAATACAACCACTACACGGAGGCAGACTACTGCACCGAAGGCTCCAGCACCAAGGGGTGTAAGCACAAGGAAAAGAGCAAACACCAACAGAAAGACTCCAGTGGAGATGGGGACGATGGTCATTTGAGTCCTTACAAAGACGGCAGCATAGGAAACAGTGTAGACAGCTCTGAAGGTGCCTTACGGAAGACCGACTTAGATGGCAAAGTGGTAAAGAAGCATAAACTTAAACACAAGGAGAAAGACAAACACAGGAGGGAATACGAGGCAGAGCGGAGCCGCCACAGGCAGAAGGAGGCCAGGAAAGACGGCCACAGGAATTTGGAGTTTGACAGAGAATTCTGGAAAGAGAATTTTTTCAAAAGTGATGAGACCGATGAACATCTGCCAGTAAAAAAGGAAGGTGAAGACATTAGCTCACTTCAGAAGACCTCCGATTCCTCTTCTGTCAAAGATGAGAGAAACACGAAGGAGAAACACTCAAGCAGCAAGGAAAAGAAGCTGAGAGAAGAGCGAGAAAAAGACAAAGCTGTGAAAAAAGAGCGAAAGGAGGCTGCTGGTAAAGAGGAGAAGGTAAAGGATTCAAAGTTGAGTGAGCGTGAAGAGAGAGTGGAGTGCCACGGCTCAGGGCGGATTCCAGAGGAGTCGCTGCAGAGCAACAGCATGAAAGAAGAGACAGACGAGAAACCCATAAGTGGGATCACAGCTGATCAAGAACAGCTGGAGCTCTCTGAAAAAGGATCACGTGAGAAAACTGACAAGAGGCTCCCAGGAAAAGAGAAGGATTCagagaaaatggagaaaagGCATCCTGACAaggaaaaaaaggttaaaacgGAGCATGTTGACAAAGCTGATTCACAGAATTCAGTGGATCGTtggaaggaaaaagaaagaacaggagCCATTTCTTCTTACTCGCCTGGAGataaaaactacaaagagaATGAGAAACTGAAAACTTTATCTACAACCAAAAAGAATGAGGACAGCAGGAAAAGTAAAGATAAGTTTGACAAGCGGTCTGATAGGGAGAGGCAGGACAGAGAATATAGTGTTGGGGATCACAGGGAAAAGGAACGCACCAACTCTGATAAGAAAGGAAAACCTTTAGAGAAAACCGCAGATCATAGTAAATCTGATCGTTCAAAAGAAAAGGACTGTGACAGGAAAAAGAGGGATAAAATAAAAGATGGGACTCTTTCCTCAAGCTCCAATCTGAAATTACTTttagaagagaagaagagctATCTGTCCGAGAGCAGCAAGTCCTTATCTACAAAATCAAAGGAGGAAGTTGTGAGAACACCAGAGAAGGATCGCGACCGGAGAGACCGGGACAGAGACTCCGATAAACACAAGGATAAGGACCGGCACAAAGACCGCTCCCAGCAGGCCAAAATCAGCAAGGCCAAATCCAGCGAGACAGATGCCGACAAGGCCAAATCAAAAGCCTCACCAGCAACACGAGACACCAAGCCCAAAGAGAAGAGGCTTGTGAATGATGACTTGATGCAGACCAGCTTTGAGCGCATGCTCAGCCTGAAGGACCAGGAGATTGAGCAGTGGCACCGCAAACACCTggagaaaattaaacaaaaagagcGAGAAAGGCTTAAACACCGGCCTCTGGTAGATCCAGGGAAGTCCAAACCTAAAGACAGAACAAAGTCTGAACTGTGCCTGAGTAAGGAGCTCATGCGCTCAAAAAGCTCTGAAACCTCTGATGTCCAAAACCGAGAGAAATCCCTGAAGGATGGCACCAGCCCCAGAACAATGTCGCTTGATGGAAAGAGTCTGCCCTCTATCAACGCAAAAGTCATGTCAGCTGTGGAAAACTGTCTGACCAGATCACCCCGACCAGAGAGTGAGCGCTGTGGCCTCATGTCCAGGTCCGTGTCCTTGGTTTCTGTCGCTAGCTCAGAGGATTCGTGTCAGGCGACAACATTAACACCCAGACACATTGAATACGACTCTGACATGAACCTGGAAGCCTTAGACTCTCAATCTGCATTCCTCCAGTCTTCCCTCGTCATTCAAGCTACCAGATCGCCGTCTGTTCACGATAAAGATTGCAACAGTCTTCCAGATGTGCCACAAAGTAATCGGACGCTGCTGCCCAGCAGACATGAATCTCCGTACCTCAGGGCTATTCTGGACGAGGATGCCAACTCATCGACTGAAGGTAAAGCTGTTGAAAATCTGCCAACACCCGGTCAGCCTACTGAGGAGCTGGGAACAAGAGAGACCTCAGCAGAAACAGAGCAGAGCCTCAACATTCAACAACAATGTATGAATTCAGTTGCTCATTCAGTCACAGAAATAGAAGGGAGGGCTCCTGGTAGTTTAACACCACAAATGTCAAACAAAGATCCTCAGACACTGAGGATCTTTGGAAGCCTGACACTTCCCGAGTGCAGTGGCTCTCAAGCAGGGTCAACAGCAGGGTCAACAGAGCAGAAAACTCTTCCCTCCTCGGACCCTCCTGTTGCAAAGGACGTCCAGTGTCCGACAGAGAATTCAAAAGCAGAGTGTAGTAACAAGTATTCAGATCAACCATCGACTCCTACAGCTTGTCTATCTGCTGAGCTGTCAGAGCTTACAAACACAAAATCCCTCCAGCAGAGGGAACCACTTGCTGTTTCTGGTATGGAGAGCGTGCAGGAGACAGAATCGGGTACAGTGCATGTTTCTGACCTTAAAGACGAACCTCTTGAGAATGCTGATAGAGCAGAAGACGAGAGTATGGAAACCGAGACTTTCAGAACAGACGATAGAGGAAGTCCGTTACCCTCCACCAGTACGCATATTCCCAGCTCCACTGCCGGGGATTCCTTGCCAGGTTTTAGCCAAACAAGCACTGAGTCCAAATTGTTTCAAGAGGATATGGATGTAAATGACCAAGACTGCAAGAACTCAATACCTTCCAGTGACACTGCAGTTTCATGTCTCGATGCTCAGATGGAGAAAAAGGACAGTATGCCCCCAGCATCTTCCTATAGTGCAAGCCCTGAACACAAGGCTGAAGAGATGACTGATGTACAACAGAGCTCAGAGCACAGTGGTGCTGCTGTTTCTGTTACAACGGAGTGTTCATCAGTTGAGGGCAGCCTGGCTACAGAGGACTTATCTGAATCCACCGCAGAGGCCAGCTCAGAGCCAATAAAGGTGACTCCTGCCGATGAGAAACCAGAGTCATCTTCAGCTGGAGAAGAACAGAGTCAAAGCACCGTCCAATCGGCAGCtcagtctgacagcagcagcagcagcaacagcagcacctGCAGCGCCTCAAGGAGCTCCTCTCCACAATCTGGAGACCGGGATTCTGATTCTTCTGGGGCTAGGGTCAAGGTTCGCTCTGCAGATGAGGATGTGGATGTCCATGTTCCCCATCCACGCAAGAGAAAGATGCCTAAATTTCTGAGCTCCCAGTTATGCTCCACGACTCagcaggagaaggagagaggccAGCAGTCTCTGGCTGCTATTGTAGACTCTGTAAAGCTGGAGGAGATTCAACCCTACCAGACAGAGAGGGCCAACCCTTACTACGAGTTCCTGCACATCCGGAGGAAGATCGAGGAGAAGCGCAAAGTGTTGTGCAGCGTCACCCCCCAGCCACCACAGTATTATGATGAATATGTTACCTTCAACGGATCCTACCTCTTAGATGGGAACCCGCTCAGCAAGCTCTGCATACCAACA ATAACTCCACCTCCATCATTACctgagcagctgaaagagaTGTTCAAACAACAGGAGGTGGTCCGTATGAAACTACGACTACAACACAGCATTGAAAGG GAAAAACTGATTGTTTCAAATGAACAGGAAGTCCTACGAGTCCATTACCGGGCAGCAAGAacactagccaatcagagtctgCCTTTCAGTGCCTGTACAGTTTTATTGGATGCTGAAGTGTACAACATGCCTCAAGACGTCCAG AGTGATGATGGCAAAACGTCAGTGAGAGACCGATTCAACGCCAGGCAGTTCATGTCCTGGCTACAAGATGTTGATGACAAGTTTGACAAACTGAAG